In the Gossypium arboreum isolate Shixiya-1 chromosome 10, ASM2569848v2, whole genome shotgun sequence genome, one interval contains:
- the LOC108488959 gene encoding WUSCHEL-related homeobox 5 — MEEGLSGFCIKGSHVRGNNGNNNGGSGTKCGRWNPTTEQVKVLTELFRSGLRTPSTDQIQKISTQLSFYGKIESKNVFYWFQNHKARERQKRRKVSIDENDFISRDNIFNNNNKISSSKRFFEVKEYQSDQRVIETLQLFPLNSFDENEQEKLRFHANECRETSSFPYTINNPEMDHPPLDLRLSSL; from the exons atggAAGAAGGGTTGTCGGGGTTTTGTATTAAAGGGAGTCATGTTCGTGGTAATAATGGGAACAACAATGGTGGTAGTGGAACTAAGTGTGGGAGATGGAACCCTACGACTGAACAGGTTAAGGTGTTAACCGAACTGTTTAGGTCTGGACTCCGAACACCGAGTACTGATCAAATCCAGAAGATTTCTACACAGCTTAGCTTTTATGGGAAGATTGAAAGTAAGAATGTGTTTTATTGGTTCCAGAATCATAAAGCTAGGGAAAGACAAAAGCGTAGAAAGGTCTCTATTGATGAAAATGATTTCATTTCTAGAGACAACATCTTCAATAACAACAACAAGATTTCTTCTTCGAAAC GGTTTTTTGAGGTTAAGGAATATCAATCAGATCAAAGGGTTATTGAGACATTACAACTATTTCCATTAAATTCCTTTGATGAAAATGAGCAAGAGAAGCTGAGATTCCATGCAAACGAATGTAGGGAAACATCATCATTTCCATACACAATCAATAACCCAGAAATGGATCATCCACCATTGGATCTTCGTTTAAGTTCCCtgtga
- the LOC108487349 gene encoding eukaryotic translation initiation factor 3 subunit F-like, with protein sequence MAAGDRTVLQFNSPSSASLSAKVHPLVIFNICDCYVRRPDQAERVIGTLLGSVLPDGTVDIRNSYAVPHTESAEQVALDIEYHHNMLVSHQKVNPKEVIVGWYSTGLGVTGGSALIHDFYSREVSNPIHLTVDTGFRNGEGTVKAFVSVNLALGDRQLAAQFQEIPLDLCMVEAERVGFDILKKTAVDKLPNDLEGMEVTMGRLLALIDDVYKYVDDVVEGRVPADNNIGRFIAETVASLPKLSPPAFDKLMNDSLQDQLLLLYLSSIARTQLGLAEKLNTAAQIL encoded by the exons ATGGCGGCCGGCGATCGCACCGTTTTGCAGTTTAACTCACCGTCATCGGCGAGCCTGTCAGCGAAAGTTCACCCTCTCGTCATATTTAACATCTGTGATTGCTACGTCAGGCGTCCCGACCAAGCCGAGCGCGTCATCGGCACGCTTCTCGGCTCCGTCCTCCCTGACGGAACCGTTGATATCCGTAACTCCTATGCAGTTCCTCACACGGAGTCCGCTGAACAG GTTGCTTTGGATATTGAATACCATCATAATATGTTAGTCTCCCACCAAAAAGTGAATCCTAAAGAAGTCATTGTTGGATG GTATTCTACCGGGCTAGGAGTCACAGGCGGCAGTGCATTGATCCATGATTTTTATTCTAGGGAAGTATCTAACCCTATTCATTTGACGGTGGATACGGGGTTTAGGAATGGAGAGGGTACCGTAAAGGCTTTTGTTTCTGTCAATTTAGCTCTTGGAGACAGACAACTTGCTGCTCAATTTCAAGAAATTCCTCTTGATCTATGTATGGTTGAAGCTGAGCGAGTTGGAT TTGACATCCTCAAGAAAACAGCAGTCGACAAACTTCCAAATGATTTGGAAGGAATGGAAGTCACAATGGGAAGGCTATTGGCTTTGATAGACGATGTCTACAAATACGTTGACGATGTTGTG GAAGGCCGTGTTCCAGCCGATAACAACATAGGTAGATTTATAGCAGAAACAGTAGCTTCCTTACCTAAACTATCTCCCCCAGCTTTCGATAAACTCATGAATGATAGCCTACAG GATCAATTGCTGTTACTATACTTATCGAGCATCGCTAGGACTCAACTCGGGTTAGCCGAAAAGTTGAATACGGCAGCTCAGATTCTGTAA